In Gemmobacter sp., the sequence CCCAGTTCCTTGCGCACCGCCGGGATGATCCGGTCGCCCCACAGTTCGATCTGCTTCAGCATGGTCTTCTGGTCGAAATCGCCCAGCTGGGTTTGCAGCGCGATATGCTTGGGCCGCAGGATGGAGATTTCCTCCAGCAGCTTGTCGATCACCTGGTTGACCGACCCCACCGGCAGGTTCGCCTTCAGCTGGTCGAACGACAGGTCGGTGTCGGACGGCACTTCCTTGATCATGTAGCCATCGTCGCTTTGCTGGCGGCGATACTTCAGGCTTTCCGAGATGCGGCGCTGGAAGCGGGCATTGTCCAGATAGGCGTCGATTTCCGCCTGGTTGTCGCTGGCATAGCCGCAACGCAGGAAGCCGAACTTGACGTCGCGGTCCAGATCCTTGCCCTCTTTCGCGGCAATGCCTTCCAGACGGCCGCGCAGGCTGGCGATGGCATCGTTGCCGTTCAGCAGCGAGGTGACGAACAGGTTGTGCCCGTCGCGCACCGCACGGCCCAGCGTGACCGGGTTGCCGGATGTCACCCACATCGGCGGCAGCGGTTCCTGCACGCAGCGCGTGGCGATGGAGCTGGGCGGGATGTTCAGGTACTTGCCGTGGTATTCGAACACCTTCTGCGACATCGCCATCGGGATGATGTCCAGGAATTCGTTGTAGATCTCGCCGGCTTCCTCAAGGTTGGTGCCAAAGCGTTCGAATTCGAACTGCTGGTAGCCCGACCCCACGCCCAGCTCCAGCCGGCCATCCGACACGGAATCGACAAAGCCCACCTCGGCCAGGAAGCGCGCGGGGTGATACAGCGGCAGGATGCAGACGGCGCTGCCCAGGCGGATGGTGCTGGTCTTGCCCGCGCAATGCGCGATCATCATCAGGGGCGAGGGCGACAGCGAATAGTTGTTGAAATGGTGTTCCGCATACCAGGCGGTATCGAACCCGGCCTGTTCCGCCACGACCGTCTGTTCGACCGAATTCTTGATCACCTGCTGCGAGGTCTGATGATAGCCGCGTTGCTGGGCCAGAATGAAAACGCCGAATTCCATGGATGTCTCCTCCGAAACGATGTTGGCATTCTTTTACCGGGCTTTGATCTTTGCGGTTAATCGCTATAATCAGCCCATCTGTCCTGCATGTTCTGGTGGTAATCATGGACCGTCTGCGCGCCATGGAACTGTTCGCCTCGGTGGCCCGGTCGGGCAGTTTTACCGAAACGGCGCGGCTGTTCGGGCTGTCGGCCACCTCGGTGTCGCGCACGATCACGGAACTGGAGGAGCATCTGAACGTCAAGCTGCTGCTGCGGTCCACCCGGCAGGTGGCGCTGTCCGAGGCGGGGCAGGAATATGCCCGGCGGGTCGAGGGGATACTCTGGGCCGTCAAGGATGTGGAAAGCGGGGTTTCGGCCATCGGCACGGTGCCAGCCGGCCCCTTGCGGGTGCATTCGCGCACCATGTTCGGGCTGCGCGTGCTGACCCCGCTGATCGTGGAATTCCGCCGCCTGCATCCGGGGATCATCGTCGAACTGCTGCTGGGTGAGGCCAAGGTGGATCTGCGCCGCCATCAGGTGGACATAGATTTCCGCATCGCCCCGCCGGCCGAAGCCGGCATCAAGCGGCGGATGCTGTTCATGTCGGAACGCTATCTGGTCGCCGCGCCGGGCTATGTGCGCAGCGCCCCGCCGCTGACCCGGCCCGACGATCTGGCCCGGCACGAGTGTCTGGCCTATCATCTGCCGGGCAGCGGCATCACCTGGCGGTTCCGCAAGCCCGACGGCAGCGTCGAGGAACTGGCGGTGGCCCCCCGCCATGTCACCAACAACGGCATGGTCCTGCTGGAACTGGCGCGGCTGGGCGAAGGCATCGCGCTGCTGGATGATTACACGGTGGCCGACGATCTTCAGGCCGGAACGCTGGTGCGCCTGTTGCCCGACCTGCGGGTCAGCAATACCACCTTCGAGGATGGCATGTATGCCACCATCCTGGAAACCACCCCGGTTCCCGCCAAGATCCGCGTGTTCCTGGATTTCGTCTCGGCCCGCGTATCGGGGCGGGAACGGCGGTTCGGCAGCTTTGGCCAATCCGACGAAACCGAGGATTGAGACCCCTTGCGGCGCGCGATGCCATTGGCCACTGTGCCCTCGAACGACAGGGAGTCCCCGATGCACCCGCTGAACCCCGCCATGGCCGCCACCTTTGCCCCCCCGGTGATGGAGGCGCGGCGCTGGCTGGCGGAAACCACGCTGCCGGCCGGGCTGGGGCTGATCAACGTCAGCCAGGCGGCGCCGGTGGATCCGCCGCCGCTGCCCCTGCGCAAGGCGATTGCCGATGCCGCGCTGTCGAACGATGCGGCGCATCTTTACGGCCCCGTCCTGGGCCTGCCCGACCTGCGCGAGGAGGTGGCGGCGCAATGGTCGCTGGCCTATGGCGGCCAGGTGGCTGCGGCGCAGGTGGCGATCACCCAGGGGTGCAACCAGGCGTTCTGCGCCGTCATGTCCACCCTGGCCGGCGCGGGGGACGAGGTGATCTTGCCGACGCCGTGGTATTTCAACCACAAGATGTGGCTGGACATGCAGGGCGTGCGCGCCGTGCCGCTGGCCACCGGCCCCGGCCTGATCCCCGAGGCGGACCGGGCGGCGGCCCTGATCACCGACCGCACCCGCGCCATCGTGCTGGTCAGCCCCAACAACCCCGGCGGGGCGGAATACCCGGCCGAAACGCTGGCCGCCTTTCGCGACCTGTGCCGCGCACGCGGGCTGGCGCTGATCGTGGATGAAACCTACCGCGATTTCGACAGCCGCACGGGCCGCCCGCACGATCTGTTCGCCGATCCCGACTGGGATGACGTGCTGATCCAGCTTTACAGCTTTTCCAAGGCCTATCGCCTGACCGGCCACCGGGTGGGCGCCGTGGTGGCCAACACCGCCCGGCTGGCCGAGGTGGAAAAGTTCCTTGATACCGTCGCGATCTGCCCCAGCCAGCTGGGCCAGATCGCCGCCCTGTGGGGCATGCGCCATCTGGGCCAATGGGTGGCGGACGAACGGCAGGAAATCCTGTCGCGCCGCGCCGCGATGGTCGCCGGCTTTCCCGCGCTGGAGGGCTGGCGCCTGCTGGGCTGCGGCGCCTATTTCGCCTATGCCGAACATCCCTTTGCCGCGCCCTCGCCCGGTGTCGCGCGCGAAATCCTGCGCCAGCAGGCGGTGCTGATGCTGCCCGGCACCATGTTCATGCCCGACACCGACCCCGCCGGCGCCCGCCAGATGCGCATCGCCTTTGCCAATATCGACACCGACGGCATCGCCACCCTGTTCAAACGCCTGTCACAGTTGCACATAACCCTGCGCTGAACGCTTGCCCCGGCCCCGCGCTGCCCTTAGACAGGCACGGACATTTTCAAGGTGCAGGGGGCGGGCATGGCGGCTGGCGGCAAGACGGGGCAGGTTCTGGTCTGGATCCTGATGGCCATGCTGATCCTTGGCCTTGGCGGCTTCGGGATCACCAATTTCGGCGGGTCGGTCCGCAGCATCGGATCGGTCGACGGGCAGGACATTTCCACCGACGAATATTTCCGTGCCCTGCGCAGCGACCTGAACGCCCTGTCGGCGCAGGTCAACCGCCCGCTTGGCTTTACCGAAGCGTCGGCGCTGGGGCTTGATGCCTCGGTCCGTCAGCGGCTGGTCACCTCGGCCGTGCTGGATGCCGAGACCGACC encodes:
- a CDS encoding LLM class flavin-dependent oxidoreductase, with the protein product MEFGVFILAQQRGYHQTSQQVIKNSVEQTVVAEQAGFDTAWYAEHHFNNYSLSPSPLMMIAHCAGKTSTIRLGSAVCILPLYHPARFLAEVGFVDSVSDGRLELGVGSGYQQFEFERFGTNLEEAGEIYNEFLDIIPMAMSQKVFEYHGKYLNIPPSSIATRCVQEPLPPMWVTSGNPVTLGRAVRDGHNLFVTSLLNGNDAIASLRGRLEGIAAKEGKDLDRDVKFGFLRCGYASDNQAEIDAYLDNARFQRRISESLKYRRQQSDDGYMIKEVPSDTDLSFDQLKANLPVGSVNQVIDKLLEEISILRPKHIALQTQLGDFDQKTMLKQIELWGDRIIPAVRKELGLRKAA
- a CDS encoding LysR family transcriptional regulator, whose product is MDRLRAMELFASVARSGSFTETARLFGLSATSVSRTITELEEHLNVKLLLRSTRQVALSEAGQEYARRVEGILWAVKDVESGVSAIGTVPAGPLRVHSRTMFGLRVLTPLIVEFRRLHPGIIVELLLGEAKVDLRRHQVDIDFRIAPPAEAGIKRRMLFMSERYLVAAPGYVRSAPPLTRPDDLARHECLAYHLPGSGITWRFRKPDGSVEELAVAPRHVTNNGMVLLELARLGEGIALLDDYTVADDLQAGTLVRLLPDLRVSNTTFEDGMYATILETTPVPAKIRVFLDFVSARVSGRERRFGSFGQSDETED
- a CDS encoding aminotransferase — its product is MHPLNPAMAATFAPPVMEARRWLAETTLPAGLGLINVSQAAPVDPPPLPLRKAIADAALSNDAAHLYGPVLGLPDLREEVAAQWSLAYGGQVAAAQVAITQGCNQAFCAVMSTLAGAGDEVILPTPWYFNHKMWLDMQGVRAVPLATGPGLIPEADRAAALITDRTRAIVLVSPNNPGGAEYPAETLAAFRDLCRARGLALIVDETYRDFDSRTGRPHDLFADPDWDDVLIQLYSFSKAYRLTGHRVGAVVANTARLAEVEKFLDTVAICPSQLGQIAALWGMRHLGQWVADERQEILSRRAAMVAGFPALEGWRLLGCGAYFAYAEHPFAAPSPGVAREILRQQAVLMLPGTMFMPDTDPAGARQMRIAFANIDTDGIATLFKRLSQLHITLR